The Bernardetia sp. genome contains the following window.
TTCAGTTTCATCCAGAACTCAAAAGTACGGCTCTTAGTCCTCATCCTTTGTTTGTTGGCTTTATAAAGGCTGCACTAGAAAAGCGTATTGTAGCTCATTCTTTAGAATGAAATGTAGTTCACACTTTAGAGCGAGAAGTAGCTTACTCTTTAGAGCGAGGACAAGAAATACTGAATTTTTCGGACGACTTGACAGTTTTCTGAATTATTCTATACAAAGGATAAAAGTTTGTTCCGTAAAAATTATCCTTTCAAATAAAAGGAACAAAAATTAATTTACTTTAGATATAAATGGATAAAAATCAAACCATCGGACTCGTCTTGATGTCAGCATTGCTAATTGCATATATGTTCTTTTTCAGTCCTAGCCAAGAAGAACAAGCTGCAAAACAGCGTACTGAGCAAATACAAGACAGCATCAGAACAGCACAAGAAACTCTTGCAGCCCAACAAAATGGACAAAATACCGAAACAGGGCAAAACGTAGAATTAGATTCAGCTACCCAAGCAATGATTGCAAATGCAAAGGAAATCATCTTGGAAAATGATAACATCAAAGTGGCTCTATCTTCTTTGGGTGCAGAAATCTTAAATGTAGAACTCAAAAACTATCAAACTTTTGATGGAAAGCCTTTGATTCTCTTAGACGAAAAGAGCAGTCAGATGGAACTCTCTATGCCTACTTCTTCTGGAAGTGTTAGAATAGACAAACTTGGTTTTGCTGTTCAGAATGCTACAAAAGATAAGGTTACTTTCACAACACAAGTAGATGGAAAGCCTTTAGAAATTACTTACTCGCTGCCAAAAGATGGTTTTGAGCTTTTTTATGCTGTCAAAACGGATGCTTCTAGTAATTCTTTACAATTTTCGTGGAAAGATGCTATCAAGCGCACCGACCAAAATATTGAATTAGACAGAAGAGAAACAACAGTAAATTATTACACTACTGACGAAGATTTTGACTATTTAAGCAAAGGAAGCAATGATGCTAAATCAGAGCCACTAGAGCAACCTGTTACTTGGTTTTCGATGAAACAACGCTTTTTCAATGCTGCTCTTATTACAGATAAGCAGTTTGAGGAGTTAGTTATTGGTTCGGATGCTGTCAATGAGCAAGATTCTTCTACTATCAAAACCTTGAAAGTGGAAGCTACTCTACCTATCTCTTCACTCACGACTGATGCAAAAGCACGTTTTTATTTTGGTCCAAACAAACACGACATCAACAAAGCCGTAACAGAAGGTTTCCAAGAAAACACCTACTTAGGTTGGGCTATTTTACAACCAATAAGTTTATATATCATTATTCCATTGTTTAATGTCTTAGAAAAATTCATTGAAAATTACGGAATCTTGATTATAGTAATGGTATTCCTTATCAAGATGGTTTTAGCTCCTCTTACTTACAAATCGTATGTAGCACAAGCTAGAACAAAGGTTTTACAACCAGAAATCAATAAAATCAAAGAGAAATATCCAGACGACCAAG
Protein-coding sequences here:
- the yidC gene encoding membrane protein insertase YidC produces the protein MDKNQTIGLVLMSALLIAYMFFFSPSQEEQAAKQRTEQIQDSIRTAQETLAAQQNGQNTETGQNVELDSATQAMIANAKEIILENDNIKVALSSLGAEILNVELKNYQTFDGKPLILLDEKSSQMELSMPTSSGSVRIDKLGFAVQNATKDKVTFTTQVDGKPLEITYSLPKDGFELFYAVKTDASSNSLQFSWKDAIKRTDQNIELDRRETTVNYYTTDEDFDYLSKGSNDAKSEPLEQPVTWFSMKQRFFNAALITDKQFEELVIGSDAVNEQDSSTIKTLKVEATLPISSLTTDAKARFYFGPNKHDINKAVTEGFQENTYLGWAILQPISLYIIIPLFNVLEKFIENYGILIIVMVFLIKMVLAPLTYKSYVAQARTKVLQPEINKIKEKYPDDQAKQSQETMKLNSEFGVNPLSGCLPMVLQMPIIFALFTFFPSAIQLRNESFLWASDLSTYDSILNLPFNIPFYGDHVSLFTLMMTASQILVTSVSTQQTSMANSPINPKVMMYGMPIMFMFVLNSFPAGLTLYYVTSNLVTLTQTLVIRKFFVDEDKIRKQLEKRREEKKKSGKKGSSFMQRMQDAMAQAQEQQAQAKADAETKKKKTNQNPNKKDKLN